Proteins encoded together in one Lathamus discolor isolate bLatDis1 chromosome 3, bLatDis1.hap1, whole genome shotgun sequence window:
- the LYPD6B gene encoding ly6/PLAUR domain-containing protein 6B — protein MILSMLLFYHMLAGAFLPFFILSGNRVSAENINFYNVRPPLDPTPFPNSFKCFTCDNAVDNYDCNRWAEDRWCPESTQYCLTVHLFTDHGKSTSVTKKCATGEECHFVGCHRHRESGHTECISCCEGMICNVEIPTNHTNAVFAVLHARRTSDGSKWTVNIAVLVSVMMTMLL, from the exons ATGATACTCAGCATGTTGTTATTCTATCACATGCTGGCCGGAGCCTTTCTTCCATTCTTCATCCTTTCAGGAAATAGGGTTTCAGCTGAGAACATCAACTTTTACAATGTGAGACCTCCACTAGACC cCACTCCATTTCCAAACAGTTTTAAGTGCTTTACTTGTGATAATGCAGTGGACAATTACGACTGTAACAGATGGGCTGAAGATAGATGGTGTCCTGAAA GTACTCAGTACTGTTTGACAGTTCATCTCTTCACAGACCATGGGAAGAGTACATCAGTCACCAAAAAGTGTGCCACTGGAGAGGAATGCCATTTTGTAGGCTGCCACCGTCACAGGGAAAGTGGCCACACA GAGTGCATTTCTTGCTGTGAAGGGATGATTTGCAATGTAGAAATACCAACAAACCACACAAATGCAGTATTTGCTGTATTGCATGCCCGAAGAACGTCAGATGGCAGCAAGTGGACAGTCAACATTGCAGTGCTTGTGTCAGTCATGATGACCATGCTGTTGTGA